Proteins from a genomic interval of Candidatus Thermoplasmatota archaeon:
- a CDS encoding DUF5652 family protein: MILETSTLIWLIPLIIWELIWKGIALWKSGRNNQLKWFIAIFILNTIGILPIIYLKFFQKK; encoded by the coding sequence ATGATACTTGAAACATCAACTTTAATTTGGTTAATTCCTCTAATTATTTGGGAATTGATTTGGAAAGGCATTGCTTTATGGAAATCTGGAAGAAATAATCAATTGAAATGGTTTATCGCCATTTTTATATTGAATACTATAGGTATTTTACCAATTATTTACTTAAAATTCTTCCAGAAGAAGTGA